In Oncorhynchus mykiss isolate Arlee chromosome 1, USDA_OmykA_1.1, whole genome shotgun sequence, the following proteins share a genomic window:
- the LOC110516219 gene encoding protein spire homolog 2: MARSTNRSGKDGDSRVSAPTDRAEARDLSDPRELSLEEVLKSYEQPINEEQAWAVCYQCCSGLRVPRPATVTGGVSRVKDPSSILLLRDGMVSLQQQPCNNHDTDGPPLPPIAERQLVQSLGVAIYQALDWGLDDSEERELSPQLERLIERMAGGDHSLGADCGGGNGTTDEGYSGQEEEEEEGEEGPMRPVGTLRQVMTLCASRLANPALAPEHYQAVCRALFVETLELQTFLTKIRDTKKMLKKIKTEDSQEDRAEIDALKHTDWTRLWVQLMKELRQGVKLKKVQDQEFDPLPTEFSLTPFEMLMQDIRTRKFQLRKVMVDGDIPTRVKRNAHELILDFIRSRPPLKPASERNLPPPPQEKQSLHERVLAEIKQERKLKPVDPPSSKRSFGSLPCLAHTCPCDFKSTSCIDLSGSELGSRPPSRLRVLLKAPTLQEMEEMNMLEDEESPDSGELCCAESFPTSMKRDRSFSEHDLAELRGETLPSLSDCTHLEGAVMRRGERPWLHVLSGAGPPSTHRASLPVPGWVPPSPARLSLSSVNETTEGAETGSSSRNGNKHQWMEEFSHPVESLALTVDEVINVRRVLVKAEMEKYLQNKELYYNLRRGKVCCCCRIKFPLFSWPSTCLLCKRSVCGFCSAKMKIPSKKMAHIPVYTVGFHSSPKSHGRKSEVYKSLCTLSRRSVEEEFPHLYTSGCSLRDVCADCTKFVADVISSSRRSLDILNNTPKRESATPKPQPQPHTSPQPPTLKRKDK, translated from the exons ATGGCCAGGTCAACAAACAGAAGCGGCAAGGATGGCGATTCAAGGGTGTCCGCACCCACGGACAGGGCAGAGGCTCGGGACCTGAGCGACCCCAGGGAACTGTCTCTTGAAGAAGTGTTGAAATCCTACGAGCAGCCCATTAACGAGGAGCAGGCTTGGGCTGTGTGTTATCAATGCTGCAGCGGGCTGAGGGTGCCGCGCCCGGCCACTGTGACAGGTGGAGTTTCCCGTGTGAAGGACCCGTCGTCAATACTCTTACTCAGAGATGGGATGGTTTCCCTACAACAACAGCCCTGCAACAACC ATGACACAGACGGACCTCCCCTCCCACCTATCGCGGAGCGCCAG CTGGTCCAGTCTCTGGGCGTGGCAATCTACCAGGCCTTGGACTGGGGTCTGGATGACAGTGAGGAGCGGGAGCTGAGTCCTCAGCTGGAGCGGCTCATTGAGCGCATGGCAGGGGGAGATCACAGCCTGGGGGCTGACTGTGGTGGTGGCAACGGAACTACAGATGAGGGCTACAGTggtcaggaggaggaggaagaggagggagaagaggggccTATGAGGCCAGTGGGTACATTACGCCAGGTGATGACACTTTGCGCTTCCAGACTGGCCAACCCTGCACTTGCCCCTGAGCACTACCAGGCCGTGTGCCGAGCCTTGTTTGTTGAGACTCTGGAGCTACAAACTTTCCTGACCAAAATCCGAGATACCAAGAAG ATGTTGAAGAAAATCAAAACAGAGGATTCTCAGGAAGATAGAGCTGAGATTGATGCACTTAAACACACAGACTGG actcGTCTCTGGGTCCAGTTGATGAAGGAGCTGAGACAGGGGGTGAAGCTGAAGAAGGTACAGGACCAGGAGTTTGACCCACTGCCCACTGAGTTCAGCCTCACACCCTTTGAGATGCTCATGCAGGACATCCGCACCCGCAAGTTCCAGCTGCGGAAAGTCATG GTGGATGGTGACATCCCGACGCGGGTGAAGAGAAATGCTCATGAGCTTATTTTGGACTTCATCAGGTCTCGCCCTCCACTCAAACCA GCGTCAGAGCGAaacctgccccctcctcctcagGAGAAGCAGTCCCTCCATGAACGTGTTCTGGCTGAAATCAAACAAGAGCGCAAACTGAAACCTGTGGACCCACCCAGCTCCAAAAGAT CGTTTGGCTCCCTGCCTTGTCTGGCACACACTTGCCCGTGTGATTTCAAATCTACTTCCTGCATTGACCTGTCAGGCTCAGAGCTAGGGTCCCGCCCCCCTTCTCGTCTTCGTGTTCTGCTCAAAGCCCCTACTCTtcaagagatggaggagatgaaCATGTTGGAG GATGAGGAGTCTCCAGACAGTGGGGAGCTCTGCTGTGCTGAGAGTTTTCCCACATCTATGAAACGGGACCGCTCCTTCTCAGAACACGACCTGGCTGAGCTCAGGGGGGAGACGCTCCCCTCACTGTCCGACTGCACCCATCTGGAAGGGGCCGTGATGCGGAGGggtgagagaccatggttacacGTGCTCTCAGGGGCTGGGCCACCCTCCACGCACAGAG CCTCTCTTCCTGTGCCAGGCTGGGTGCCACCCTCCCCTGCTcgtctctctctcagctcagtgAATGAGACCACAGAGGGAGCTGAGACCGGCTCCAGTTCTCGGAATGGCAATAAACACCAGTGGATG GAGGAATTCAGTCACCCAGTGGAGAGTCTTGCTTTAACAGTGGATGAGGTCATCAATGTGCGTCGTGTGCTGGTGAAAGCAGAGATGGAGAAGTACTTGCAGAACAAGGAACTGTATTACAATCTGAGGAGAGGCAAG gtgtgcTGTTGCTGCAGAATTAAGTTCCCCCTCTTTTCCTGGCCATCCACCTGCCTGCTCTGTAAAAG GTCTGTCTGTGGATTCTGCAGTGCAAAG ATGAAGATTCCTTCCAAGAAGATGGCCCACATCCCAGTCTACACTGTGGGCTTTCACAGCAGCCCAAAGAGCCATGGTCGCAAGAGTGAGGTCTACAA ATCTCTGTGTACTCTCTCCCGCCGGTCTGTGGAGGAGGAGTTCCCCCACCTGTACACCAGTGGCTGCAGCCTGCGGGATGTTTGTGCGGACTGCACCAAGTTTGTGGCTGATGTCATCTCGTCCAGCCGCCGGAGCCTGGACATCCTCAACAACACTCCCAAGAGGGAGAGTGCTACACCCAAACCACAACCCCAGCCTCACACATCACCACAGCCACCCACCTTGAAGAGAAAAGACAAGTGA